Proteins found in one Tsukamurella paurometabola DSM 20162 genomic segment:
- a CDS encoding RNA polymerase sigma factor, protein MPAGTTAAAITATWRAESVRLVGALTRMTRDLQFAEDLAQDALVAALERWPETGIPDNPAAWLMTTAKRRGIDQIRRAETLRRKTEELGRDLREEDGMPGLDAQVDFIEDDALRLIFLACHPSLTPQSRAALTLRVVGGLTTAEIARGFLIAEATMGQRISRAKKTLASARAEFEVPTGEERIRRLDDVMAVIYLIFNEGYTATTGDDWMRPELAREAMRLARMLSHLAPEEPETHGLQALLEIQGSRMDARTDADGASVLLDDQDRGRWDRLLIHRGLCALNRAEELAATGRPVGRYYLQAAIAAQHARAASAADTDWRRIAALYDALALAAPGPVVEVNRAVAHGRAHGPEAGLAVLDAVDPAALGDSPLVPGVRGDLLERAGRHEEAAIAFEEAAGRTRNAGERVLLSDRAARSRSATG, encoded by the coding sequence GTGCCAGCCGGGACCACCGCCGCCGCCATCACCGCCACGTGGCGGGCCGAATCGGTCCGCCTCGTCGGCGCGCTCACCCGGATGACCCGGGACCTGCAATTCGCGGAGGACCTGGCCCAGGACGCACTCGTCGCAGCGCTCGAGCGATGGCCGGAGACGGGAATTCCGGATAACCCTGCGGCATGGTTGATGACCACCGCGAAGCGCCGTGGGATCGATCAGATCCGGCGCGCGGAGACCTTGCGCCGCAAGACCGAAGAGCTCGGCCGCGACCTGCGGGAGGAGGACGGCATGCCCGGCCTCGACGCCCAGGTCGACTTCATCGAGGACGACGCCCTGCGCCTGATCTTCCTCGCCTGCCACCCCTCACTGACCCCGCAGTCGCGGGCGGCACTGACGCTGCGGGTGGTCGGCGGTCTCACCACCGCCGAGATCGCGCGAGGGTTTCTCATCGCCGAAGCGACAATGGGACAACGGATTTCGCGCGCCAAGAAGACTCTCGCCAGCGCCCGCGCCGAGTTCGAGGTGCCCACCGGCGAGGAACGAATACGCCGTCTCGACGATGTGATGGCGGTGATCTACCTGATCTTCAACGAGGGCTACACCGCCACCACCGGCGACGACTGGATGCGTCCCGAACTCGCTCGCGAGGCGATGCGTCTGGCCCGCATGCTCTCCCACCTCGCACCCGAGGAACCGGAGACGCACGGACTACAGGCCCTGCTCGAGATTCAGGGTTCGCGGATGGATGCACGCACCGATGCCGACGGCGCGTCCGTACTGCTCGACGATCAGGACCGCGGTCGGTGGGACCGGCTACTGATCCACCGCGGCCTCTGCGCACTGAACCGCGCCGAGGAGCTCGCCGCCACGGGCCGTCCCGTCGGCCGCTACTACCTGCAGGCGGCCATTGCCGCACAGCACGCCCGAGCCGCTTCGGCGGCCGATACCGACTGGCGGCGCATCGCCGCCCTGTACGACGCGCTCGCGCTCGCCGCGCCCGGACCGGTCGTGGAGGTCAATCGCGCGGTCGCGCACGGCCGGGCGCACGGGCCCGAGGCCGGCCTCGCGGTGCTCGACGCCGTCGATCCGGCAGCGCTCGGCGATTCCCCGCTGGTTCCCGGCGTCCGCGGCGATCTGCTCGAACGCGCCGGGCGGCACGAGGAGGCCGCCATCGCGTTCGAGGAGGCGGCCGGCCGCACCCGCAACGCCGGCGAGCGCGTGCTGTTGTCGGACCGGGCGGCACGGTCGCGGTCGGCTACCGGGTAG
- the rfbB gene encoding dTDP-glucose 4,6-dehydratase translates to MQIVVTGGAGFIGANFVRRTVATRPDVAVTVLDALTYAANESSLDDVRDRVDFVKGSIVDPAVVDELVSSADAVINFAADTHNDNSLSDPWPFLDTNIRGTAVLLDAVRRHDVRLHHISTDEVFGDLPLDSPERFTEDTPYRPSSPYSASKASSDHLVRAWVRSFGVRATISNCSNNYGPYQHIEKFIPRQITNILSGIRPKLYGTGVNVRDWIHVDDHNDAVWAILDRGAIGETYLIGADGERSNRDVLALILEVMGRPTDDFDHVTDRAGHDLRYAIDSAKIRRELDWEPVHADFAAGLAATVEWYAANRSWWEQAKDGVEAGYARREGTGV, encoded by the coding sequence ATGCAGATCGTGGTCACCGGCGGTGCCGGTTTCATCGGCGCCAACTTCGTCCGCCGCACCGTCGCCACCCGGCCCGATGTGGCCGTCACCGTGCTCGACGCGCTCACCTATGCCGCCAACGAGTCCTCGCTCGACGACGTGCGCGACCGGGTCGACTTCGTCAAGGGCTCGATCGTGGACCCCGCCGTGGTCGATGAGTTGGTCTCGAGCGCGGATGCGGTGATCAATTTCGCCGCCGATACCCACAACGACAACTCGCTGTCGGATCCATGGCCGTTCCTCGACACCAATATCCGCGGCACCGCAGTGCTGCTCGATGCCGTGCGCCGGCACGACGTGCGACTGCACCACATCTCCACCGACGAGGTCTTCGGCGACCTGCCCCTCGACAGCCCCGAACGGTTCACCGAGGACACCCCCTACCGTCCGTCGAGCCCGTACTCCGCGTCGAAGGCGTCCTCGGATCACCTGGTGCGCGCCTGGGTCCGCAGCTTCGGCGTGCGGGCAACCATCTCCAACTGCTCCAACAACTACGGTCCGTATCAGCACATCGAGAAGTTCATCCCCCGGCAGATCACCAACATCCTCAGCGGTATCCGGCCGAAGCTGTACGGCACCGGGGTCAATGTCCGGGACTGGATTCACGTCGACGACCACAATGACGCGGTCTGGGCGATCCTCGACCGGGGCGCGATCGGCGAGACCTATCTCATCGGCGCCGACGGCGAACGATCCAACCGCGACGTGCTCGCTCTGATCCTGGAGGTCATGGGGCGGCCCACGGACGACTTCGACCACGTCACCGACCGCGCCGGGCACGACCTGCGGTACGCCATCGACTCCGCGAAGATCCGTCGCGAGCTGGACTGGGAACCGGTGCACGCCGATTTCGCGGCAGGCCTCGCCGCGACTGTCGAGTGGTACGCCGCGAACCGGTCGTGGTGGGAGCAGGCCAAGGATGGGGTCGAGGCCGGATACGCGCGCCGCGAGGGCACCGGGGTGTGA
- the kstR gene encoding cholesterol catabolism transcriptional regulator KstR, giving the protein MPPEGTTAAAPVAPAAPARDELDTAGQRERRKRIIDATLALARKGGYDAVQMRAVAKKADVALGTLYRYFPSKVHLLVAGLVSQFERAGERIGKATVPGDTAAERLMFVLERNTQALQRAPLLTEAMVRAFMFADATAAAEVERVGRLLEGMFAHALGVEDPTDEQRDTFHLIADVWMANLVAWVTHRASASEVQKRLGVAVKLLIKD; this is encoded by the coding sequence ATGCCGCCCGAAGGCACAACCGCAGCCGCACCGGTAGCTCCCGCCGCGCCCGCCCGCGACGAACTGGATACCGCGGGACAGCGGGAACGCCGCAAGCGGATCATCGACGCCACGCTGGCACTGGCTCGCAAGGGCGGCTACGACGCGGTGCAGATGCGCGCCGTCGCCAAGAAGGCCGACGTGGCTCTGGGCACCCTGTACCGCTACTTCCCCTCCAAGGTGCACCTGTTGGTCGCGGGTCTGGTGAGCCAGTTCGAGCGGGCCGGCGAGCGGATCGGCAAGGCGACGGTGCCCGGTGATACCGCCGCCGAGCGGCTCATGTTCGTTCTCGAACGCAACACGCAAGCACTGCAACGCGCGCCACTGCTGACCGAGGCCATGGTGCGCGCCTTCATGTTCGCCGATGCCACCGCCGCCGCCGAGGTCGAGCGCGTCGGCCGGTTGCTGGAGGGTATGTTCGCGCACGCCCTCGGAGTCGAGGACCCCACCGACGAGCAGCGCGATACCTTCCACCTGATCGCCGATGTGTGGATGGCCAATCTGGTCGCCTGGGTGACCCATCGCGCCTCGGCTTCCGAAGTGCAGAAGCGGCTCGGCGTCGCGGTCAAATTGCTGATAAAAGACTGA
- a CDS encoding ABC transporter permease, giving the protein MRAAALYRLYQLVAIFTRSLATIGKSVVLARSIVTWTVRGIVKGNFAVAETITQAVTLLRVTTLPAILVAVPFGAVVSVQVGALVDTVGANSLVGAASGIGIIRQGAPLATGVLLGGVCASAIAADLGSRTVREELQAMQVMGVDPIARLIAPRMLALMIIAPMLLVAIVAVAMMVALTVSVWQFGLSSGGFWSSFGAFSAPSDLAFAVLKAETGAMIVGLVAGLRGLEASGGPRGVADGVNSSVVLSITLIFLAFLGLTQIQTMFFPSQVA; this is encoded by the coding sequence GTGAGGGCCGCGGCGCTGTACCGGCTGTACCAGCTCGTCGCGATCTTCACCCGCAGCCTGGCCACGATCGGCAAGTCCGTGGTGCTGGCGCGCTCGATCGTCACCTGGACGGTGCGCGGCATCGTCAAGGGGAACTTCGCCGTCGCCGAGACCATCACGCAGGCCGTGACGCTGCTCCGGGTCACCACCCTGCCCGCGATCCTCGTCGCCGTCCCGTTCGGCGCGGTCGTCTCGGTCCAGGTGGGTGCGCTCGTCGATACCGTCGGGGCGAACTCGCTGGTCGGCGCGGCCAGCGGCATCGGCATCATCCGTCAGGGCGCACCGCTGGCGACCGGCGTCCTGCTCGGCGGGGTCTGCGCCTCCGCGATCGCCGCCGATCTCGGTTCGCGCACCGTCCGCGAGGAACTGCAGGCGATGCAGGTGATGGGCGTGGATCCGATCGCGCGTCTGATCGCTCCCCGGATGCTCGCACTGATGATCATCGCGCCGATGCTGCTGGTCGCCATCGTCGCGGTCGCGATGATGGTCGCGCTCACCGTCTCGGTGTGGCAGTTCGGCCTCAGCTCGGGCGGCTTCTGGTCGTCCTTCGGAGCGTTCTCCGCCCCGTCCGACCTCGCCTTCGCGGTGCTCAAGGCCGAGACCGGCGCCATGATCGTCGGCCTGGTCGCCGGCTTGCGCGGGCTCGAGGCCAGCGGCGGCCCGCGCGGCGTCGCGGACGGCGTGAACTCGTCGGTGGTGCTCTCGATCACGCTGATCTTCCTCGCCTTCCTGGGGCTCACCCAGATCCAGACGATGTTCTTCCCGAGCCAGGTGGCGTGA
- a CDS encoding MlaE family ABC transporter permease — MTTESAPKPAAPPKPRAPRAVGAVARIGEAVLFVAQSIYLIPVALRKYRGETSSVLKTLAWGRGSVIVDGGVVVMMVILGAASGAAVAIEAYAGLNLIGFGPLTGVIGGLANIREMIPISAGIGFAAQAGCRMTAQIGSMRIAEEIDAVEALGIRSIPYVVSTRLIAGIVVVIPAYLLTLLLAFLTCKLIVVVFHGQAQGTYNHYFEQFLSPGDILLSTVKAVVFCAAVTIIHCYYGYFAKGGPEGVGLASGRAVRASLVTVLTLDFILTIVMWGVTPTIIFKG; from the coding sequence ATGACCACCGAGTCCGCTCCCAAGCCCGCCGCGCCCCCGAAACCGCGCGCCCCCCGCGCGGTCGGCGCCGTCGCCCGGATCGGCGAGGCCGTCCTGTTCGTCGCGCAGTCGATCTACCTGATCCCGGTGGCCCTGCGGAAGTACCGGGGCGAAACCTCCAGCGTGCTCAAGACTCTGGCCTGGGGCCGCGGCTCGGTGATCGTCGACGGTGGCGTCGTGGTGATGATGGTGATCCTCGGCGCGGCGAGTGGCGCGGCCGTCGCGATCGAGGCGTACGCGGGCCTGAACCTGATCGGTTTCGGGCCCCTCACCGGCGTCATCGGCGGTCTCGCGAACATCCGGGAGATGATTCCGATCTCGGCGGGTATCGGCTTCGCCGCCCAGGCCGGCTGCCGGATGACCGCCCAGATCGGCTCCATGCGGATCGCCGAGGAGATCGATGCGGTCGAGGCGCTCGGCATCCGGTCCATCCCCTACGTGGTGAGCACCCGGTTGATCGCGGGCATCGTCGTCGTGATTCCGGCCTACCTGCTCACCCTGCTGCTCGCCTTCCTCACCTGCAAGCTGATCGTGGTGGTCTTCCACGGTCAGGCCCAGGGCACCTACAACCACTACTTCGAGCAGTTCCTCAGCCCGGGCGACATCCTGCTGTCCACGGTCAAGGCCGTGGTGTTCTGCGCCGCGGTCACGATCATCCACTGCTACTACGGGTATTTCGCCAAAGGCGGCCCCGAGGGTGTCGGCCTGGCCAGTGGACGCGCGGTCCGGGCCAGCCTGGTAACGGTACTGACGCTCGATTTCATCCTGACCATCGTGATGTGGGGCGTCACCCCCACGATCATCTTCAAGGGATAG